In Herbaspirillum sp. WKF16, one genomic interval encodes:
- a CDS encoding L-threonylcarbamoyladenylate synthase, whose product MSQFFEIHPDNPQLRLIKQAAQIIHKGGLVALPTDSCYALVCQLDNKDAVERVRRVRGVDDKHHLTLLCRDLSEIAQYARVDNRQYRLLKAATPGAYTFILEATKEVPRRLSHPSRKTIGLRVPENRIAHMLLEELGEPLIGTTLMLPGDELPLTNADDIRDQLEKQIELVIDSGACSLEPTTVIDLTDDEQPVLVRQGRGDAGLFGLQAA is encoded by the coding sequence ATGAGCCAGTTTTTCGAGATCCACCCCGACAATCCGCAGCTGCGACTGATCAAGCAGGCGGCGCAGATCATTCACAAGGGCGGCCTGGTGGCCTTGCCCACCGACTCTTGTTATGCGCTGGTTTGCCAGCTGGACAACAAGGATGCGGTCGAGCGCGTGCGTCGCGTCCGCGGCGTGGACGACAAGCACCACCTGACGCTGCTGTGCCGCGACCTTTCCGAGATCGCCCAGTACGCCCGCGTCGACAATCGCCAGTACCGGCTGTTGAAGGCGGCCACGCCGGGCGCTTACACCTTCATCCTGGAAGCCACCAAGGAAGTGCCGCGCCGGCTCTCGCACCCCTCGCGCAAGACCATCGGCCTGCGCGTGCCCGAGAATCGCATCGCCCACATGCTGCTGGAAGAGCTGGGCGAGCCCCTCATCGGCACCACGCTGATGCTGCCTGGCGACGAGCTGCCGCTGACCAACGCCGACGACATCCGCGACCAGCTGGAAAAGCAGATCGAGCTGGTGATCGACAGCGGCGCCTGCAGCCTGGAGCCAACCACCGTGATCGACCTGACCGACGACGAGCAGCCGGTGCTGGTGCGCCAGGGCAGGGGCGACGCCGGCCTGTTCGGCTTGCAGGCGGCCTGA
- a CDS encoding 3',5'-nucleoside bisphosphate phosphatase → MSQLKFDLHCHSNVSDGLLPPEEVAARAHANGVDVWALTDHDEVGGVARAREAARALGMKHVGGVEISVTWCGQTVHIVGLRVDETNPALVAGLAATRNGRERRAREISGELEKVGICGAYEGALKHVGNPDLISRTHFARHMVECGQCGDTKEVFANYLTEGKPGYVPHRWATLAESVDWILGAGGVAVIAHPGRYKYTQTQFGALFDEFKQLGGAAIEVNTGSHTPEQYEEYAQVARSYGFLASMGSDFHGPGESRIDLGGLPPLPAGVRPVWHDWDF, encoded by the coding sequence ATGTCCCAGCTCAAATTCGACCTGCACTGCCACTCCAACGTCTCCGACGGCCTGTTGCCGCCCGAGGAAGTGGCGGCGCGCGCGCACGCCAACGGCGTAGACGTGTGGGCGCTGACCGACCACGACGAAGTGGGCGGCGTGGCGCGCGCGCGTGAAGCGGCGCGGGCGCTGGGCATGAAGCACGTCGGCGGGGTGGAGATCTCGGTGACCTGGTGCGGCCAGACCGTGCACATCGTCGGCTTGCGCGTGGATGAAACCAATCCGGCCCTGGTCGCCGGCCTGGCCGCCACCCGCAACGGCCGCGAGCGCCGCGCTCGCGAGATTTCCGGCGAGCTGGAGAAGGTCGGCATCTGCGGCGCCTACGAGGGTGCGCTCAAGCACGTGGGCAACCCGGACCTGATCTCGCGTACCCACTTCGCGCGCCACATGGTCGAATGCGGCCAGTGCGGCGACACCAAGGAAGTTTTCGCCAACTACCTCACCGAAGGCAAGCCGGGCTACGTCCCGCACCGCTGGGCGACGCTGGCCGAGTCGGTGGACTGGATCCTCGGCGCCGGCGGCGTGGCGGTGATCGCCCATCCGGGCCGCTACAAATACACGCAGACGCAGTTCGGCGCGCTGTTCGACGAATTCAAGCAACTGGGCGGCGCCGCTATCGAGGTCAATACCGGCAGCCACACGCCCGAGCAGTACGAGGAGTACGCGCAGGTGGCGCGCAGCTACGGCTTCCTGGCCTCCATGGGCTCGGACTTCCACGGTCCCGGCGAGTCGCGCATCGACCTGGGCGGCCTGCCGCCGCTGCCGGCCGGGGTCAGGCCGGTGTGGCACGACTGGGATTTCTGA
- a CDS encoding cystathionine gamma-synthase family protein — MNDKKTYGFTTTILHSDRQKEIEHGSLHKPVHTSVTYGYKDARQLAEVFQGKQPGYRYGRQGNPTVSALEDKITKMEGGKSTICFATGMAAIGAIVQGLLREGDHVVSSAFLFGNTNSLWMTVGAQGAKVSMVDATDVKNVEAAITPQTRLVFVETIANPRTQVADLKRIGELCRERGILYVVDNTMTSPYLFRPKSVGAGLVVNSLTKSIGGHGIALGGALTDTGEYDWTRHPHIAENYKKNPAPQWGMAQIRAKALRDFGASLGPEAAHHIAVGAETLALRQERECKNALALAQMMEADERFAAVYYPGLPSHPQHALSKELFRSFGSLLSFELKDGIDCFDYLNRLRLAIPTSNLGDTRTLVIPVAHTIFYEMGAERRASMGIAESLVRVSVGLEDTDDLVEDFRQALDA, encoded by the coding sequence CACAGCGACCGCCAGAAAGAGATCGAGCACGGCTCGCTGCACAAGCCCGTCCACACCTCGGTGACCTACGGCTACAAGGACGCGCGCCAGCTGGCCGAGGTGTTCCAGGGCAAGCAGCCCGGCTACCGCTACGGCCGCCAGGGCAATCCGACGGTGTCGGCGCTGGAAGACAAGATCACCAAGATGGAAGGCGGCAAGTCCACCATCTGCTTCGCCACCGGCATGGCCGCCATCGGCGCCATCGTCCAGGGCCTGCTGCGCGAGGGCGACCATGTGGTGTCCTCGGCTTTCCTGTTCGGCAATACCAATAGCCTCTGGATGACGGTGGGCGCGCAGGGCGCGAAGGTGTCGATGGTGGACGCCACCGATGTGAAGAACGTCGAGGCCGCAATCACGCCGCAAACACGCCTGGTGTTCGTCGAGACCATCGCCAACCCGCGCACCCAGGTGGCCGACTTGAAGCGTATCGGCGAGCTGTGCCGCGAGCGCGGCATCCTCTACGTGGTCGACAACACCATGACGTCGCCCTACCTGTTCCGGCCCAAGTCGGTGGGCGCCGGTTTGGTGGTCAATTCGCTGACCAAGTCCATCGGCGGCCACGGCATCGCGCTGGGCGGCGCGCTGACCGATACCGGCGAATACGACTGGACCCGTCACCCGCACATCGCCGAGAACTACAAGAAGAACCCGGCGCCGCAATGGGGCATGGCGCAGATCCGCGCCAAGGCGCTGCGCGACTTCGGCGCATCGCTGGGACCGGAAGCCGCGCATCACATCGCCGTCGGCGCCGAGACCCTGGCCCTGCGCCAGGAGCGCGAATGCAAGAACGCGCTGGCGCTGGCGCAGATGATGGAAGCCGACGAGCGCTTCGCCGCCGTCTACTATCCCGGCCTGCCTTCGCATCCGCAGCACGCGCTGTCCAAGGAGCTGTTCCGCTCCTTTGGCAGCCTGCTGTCGTTCGAGCTCAAGGACGGCATCGACTGCTTCGACTACCTCAACCGGCTGCGCCTGGCGATCCCGACCAGCAACCTGGGCGACACCCGCACGCTGGTGATCCCGGTGGCGCACACCATCTTCTACGAGATGGGCGCCGAGCGCCGCGCCAGCATGGGCATCGCCGAATCGCTGGTGCGCGTGTCGGTCGGCCTGGAAGATACGGACGACCTGGTGGAGGATTTCCGCCAGGCGCTGGATGCCTGA
- the htpX gene encoding protease HtpX: MKRILLFVATNIAVLVVMSVILSLLGVDRFLTRSGLNLPMLLVFSLVVGFTGSIISLLMSKSMAKWSTGARVIDTPVNGTEAWLLQTVGKLAQRAGIGMPEVAVYEGEPNAFATGAFKDSALVAVSTGLLQGMTQDEVEAVLGHEVAHIANGDMVTMTLIQGVVNTFVVFLSRVVGYFVDSALRRNNDEGPGIGYTVTVLVCQIVFGIGASIIVAWFSRHREFRADAGAARLLGTPQPMINALARLGGFSPEGLPQSMAAMGISDKPGIMELFSTHPPLEQRIAALRGQR, translated from the coding sequence ATGAAACGCATCTTGCTGTTTGTCGCCACCAACATTGCCGTGCTGGTCGTGATGAGCGTCATCTTGTCGCTGCTGGGCGTAGACCGCTTCCTCACCCGCTCGGGTCTGAACCTGCCCATGCTGCTGGTGTTCTCGCTGGTGGTCGGCTTCACCGGGTCCATCATCTCCTTGCTGATGAGCAAGAGCATGGCCAAATGGTCCACCGGCGCGCGCGTGATCGACACGCCTGTCAACGGCACCGAGGCCTGGCTGCTGCAGACGGTCGGCAAGCTGGCCCAGCGCGCCGGCATCGGCATGCCCGAAGTGGCGGTGTACGAGGGCGAACCCAACGCCTTCGCCACCGGCGCATTCAAGGATTCGGCGCTGGTGGCGGTGTCCACCGGGCTGCTGCAGGGCATGACGCAGGACGAGGTCGAGGCGGTGCTGGGCCACGAGGTGGCGCACATCGCCAACGGCGACATGGTCACCATGACCCTGATCCAGGGCGTGGTGAACACCTTTGTGGTGTTCCTCTCGCGCGTGGTCGGCTACTTCGTCGACTCGGCGCTGCGCCGTAACAACGACGAAGGCCCCGGCATCGGCTACACCGTGACCGTGCTCGTATGCCAGATCGTGTTCGGCATCGGCGCCTCGATCATCGTGGCCTGGTTCTCGCGTCACCGCGAGTTCCGCGCCGACGCAGGCGCCGCGCGCCTGTTGGGCACGCCGCAGCCGATGATCAACGCGCTGGCGCGTCTGGGCGGCTTCTCGCCGGAAGGCCTGCCGCAGTCGATGGCCGCCATGGGCATCAGCGACAAGCCGGGCATCATGGAGCTGTTCTCCACGCACCCGCCGCTTGAGCAGCGTATCGCGGCCCTGCGCGGCCAGCGGTAA
- a CDS encoding LOG family protein, with translation MKSICVYCGSSPGASPAYAEGARALAREMVKNNIALVYGGGNVGLMGIIASEIMKLGGEATGVIPKALLDKELGHNGLTRLHIVKDMHERKAMMAELSDGFIAMPGGMGTLEELFEVLTWAQLGFHYKPISLYNIEGFYDNLIAFVDHLVSQRFVSADQSGLMMHEADPARLIERFKTFTPTYKTKWADREAISNLVP, from the coding sequence ATGAAATCGATTTGCGTATATTGCGGCTCCTCCCCCGGCGCTTCGCCGGCCTATGCCGAAGGCGCCCGCGCACTGGCGCGGGAGATGGTGAAGAACAACATCGCGCTGGTCTACGGCGGCGGCAACGTCGGCCTGATGGGCATCATCGCCAGCGAGATCATGAAGCTGGGCGGCGAAGCCACCGGCGTCATCCCCAAGGCGCTGCTGGACAAGGAACTGGGCCACAACGGCCTGACGCGGCTGCACATCGTCAAGGACATGCATGAGCGCAAGGCCATGATGGCCGAGCTCTCCGACGGCTTCATCGCCATGCCCGGCGGCATGGGCACGCTGGAAGAGCTGTTCGAGGTGCTGACCTGGGCCCAGCTGGGCTTCCACTACAAGCCGATCAGCCTGTACAACATCGAGGGCTTCTACGACAACCTGATCGCCTTCGTCGATCACTTGGTCTCGCAACGCTTCGTCAGCGCCGACCAATCCGGGCTGATGATGCATGAAGCCGACCCGGCCCGCCTGATCGAGCGCTTCAAGACCTTCACGCCGACCTACAAGACCAAGTGGGCCGACCGCGAGGCGATCTCCAACCTGGTGCCTTGA
- a CDS encoding alpha/beta fold hydrolase, with amino-acid sequence MSQHGAIQPSRSEFLQVRGLRYHVRQWGDPHAPALFMLHGWMDVSASFQFMVDALQGRWRVIAPDWRGFGLSERTRGDSYWFPDYLADLDAIVAHYAGDDAIDLLGHSMGGNVATLYAGVRPQRVKRLINLEGLGLPSAKPQEAPGRFAKWMDEVRGGPLMRGYDSLEEVAARLQKNNARLSDQRAAFLAQHWAAQDASGLWQVLGDPAHKQVSPILYRVDEMTACWSQIAAPVLWVEATDSDIWRFFGQHTLMREEIDRRIAFIPKVQVEFIGDAGHMLHHDQPERLAQLIETFLAQPL; translated from the coding sequence ATGAGCCAGCACGGCGCCATCCAGCCATCCCGATCCGAATTCCTGCAGGTGCGCGGCCTGCGCTACCACGTGCGCCAATGGGGCGACCCCCACGCGCCGGCGCTGTTCATGCTGCACGGCTGGATGGACGTCTCGGCCTCGTTCCAGTTCATGGTGGACGCGCTGCAGGGCCGCTGGCGGGTGATCGCGCCCGACTGGCGCGGCTTTGGCCTGAGCGAGCGCACCCGGGGCGACTCCTACTGGTTCCCCGATTACCTGGCCGACCTTGACGCCATCGTTGCGCACTATGCCGGCGACGACGCCATCGACCTGCTCGGCCACAGCATGGGCGGCAACGTCGCCACGCTGTACGCCGGCGTGCGGCCGCAGCGCGTCAAGCGCCTGATCAACCTGGAGGGACTGGGCCTGCCGTCGGCCAAGCCGCAGGAGGCGCCGGGCCGTTTCGCCAAGTGGATGGACGAGGTCAGGGGCGGTCCGCTGATGCGCGGCTACGACTCGCTGGAGGAGGTCGCGGCGCGCCTGCAGAAGAACAATGCCCGCCTGTCCGACCAGCGCGCCGCCTTTCTCGCGCAGCACTGGGCGGCGCAAGATGCCTCCGGCTTGTGGCAGGTGCTGGGCGATCCGGCGCACAAGCAGGTCAGCCCGATCCTCTACCGCGTCGACGAAATGACCGCCTGCTGGAGCCAGATCGCGGCACCCGTGCTGTGGGTGGAGGCGACCGACAGCGACATCTGGCGCTTCTTCGGCCAGCACACGCTGATGCGCGAGGAGATCGATCGCCGTATCGCCTTCATCCCCAAGGTCCAGGTCGAGTTCATCGGCGACGCCGGCCACATGCTGCATCACGACCAGCCCGAGCGCCTGGCGCAACTGATCGAGACTTTCCTGGCGCAGCCGCTCTGA
- a CDS encoding patatin-like phospholipase family protein translates to MPNKIVSLALQGGGSHGAFTWGVLDRLLEDGRLEFEGISGASAGAMNAVVMAQGYLQEGREGARAALERFWNSLSTREPFDFIQPDYAAAMPNPTPMPGMQALLAMTRFFSPAQLNPLDINPLRDILAEQVDFERLREQRGIKLFIAATQVSTGTLKIFRNRELSLEALLASACLPSLHRPIEIDGEAYWDGGLTANPPIFPLLHSCSARDVMVVLLHPSRRAGTPSTSHDIGQRLSEISFSSAFFTELSALALARREAENSTLAFGSLERRLRQLNMHMIDASELMEQLSNLSKLNTQGSFIRSLQQQGRERAGEWLAQNFERVGQSSTFDLGRFLQ, encoded by the coding sequence ATGCCGAACAAGATCGTCAGTCTGGCCCTGCAGGGCGGAGGCTCGCACGGCGCCTTCACCTGGGGCGTGCTGGATCGCCTCCTGGAGGACGGCCGCCTGGAATTCGAAGGCATCAGCGGCGCTTCCGCCGGCGCCATGAATGCCGTGGTGATGGCGCAGGGCTACCTGCAGGAGGGGCGCGAAGGCGCGCGCGCCGCGCTGGAACGATTCTGGAACAGCCTGTCCACGCGCGAACCGTTCGACTTCATCCAGCCCGACTACGCCGCGGCCATGCCCAATCCCACACCCATGCCCGGCATGCAGGCGCTGCTGGCGATGACGCGCTTCTTCTCGCCGGCGCAGCTCAATCCGCTGGACATCAATCCCCTGCGCGACATCCTGGCCGAGCAGGTCGACTTCGAGCGCCTGCGCGAGCAGCGCGGGATCAAGCTGTTCATCGCCGCCACCCAGGTCAGCACCGGCACGCTGAAGATCTTCCGCAACCGCGAGCTGTCGCTGGAGGCCTTGCTGGCCTCGGCCTGCCTGCCGTCGCTGCACCGGCCCATCGAGATCGACGGCGAGGCCTATTGGGACGGCGGCCTGACCGCCAATCCGCCGATCTTCCCGCTGCTGCATTCCTGTTCCGCGCGCGACGTCATGGTGGTGCTGCTGCATCCCAGCCGCCGCGCCGGCACGCCTTCCACCAGCCATGACATCGGCCAGCGCCTGTCGGAGATCAGTTTCAGCTCGGCCTTCTTCACCGAGCTGTCGGCGCTGGCCCTGGCGCGGCGCGAGGCGGAAAACTCCACGCTGGCCTTCGGCTCGCTGGAGCGCCGCCTGCGCCAGCTCAACATGCACATGATCGACGCCAGCGAACTGATGGAGCAATTGAGCAACCTCTCCAAGCTCAACACCCAGGGCAGCTTCATCCGCAGCCTGCAGCAGCAGGGCAGGGAGCGCGCCGGCGAGTGGCTGGCGCAGAATTTCGAGCGCGTCGGCCAGTCCTCGACCTTCGACCTGGGGCGCTTCCTGCAATAG